Proteins encoded within one genomic window of Halocatena marina:
- a CDS encoding sugar phosphate isomerase/epimerase translates to MVRTAVIMGMIGHLDDNAARTIARVGEANYDGIELGSDPLSEDSVDALASAGLEVTSVMTGLDQIHSPEEELVPTCRQLDCDRVVLGWLDETYYESLEATKETAALLNDCVDLLAEHGLTLCYHNHDHEFTRLDDAEGRMAFEVLVDHLDERVEFEFDVGWVGTAGVDPIEVLHTYGDRTPLIHLKDMVFEAGESVRLGEGDLDVAGVVEAAVETDVTWLIYEHEQPDDADTSMRKAATQLNEHVEQIEEFVQ, encoded by the coding sequence ATGGTTCGCACAGCCGTAATCATGGGTATGATTGGGCATCTTGACGATAACGCTGCCCGCACCATCGCACGCGTCGGTGAGGCTAACTACGACGGAATCGAACTCGGAAGCGACCCTCTCTCCGAGGACAGTGTTGATGCCCTCGCTAGCGCGGGTCTTGAGGTGACGAGCGTCATGACCGGACTCGATCAGATCCACTCCCCTGAGGAAGAACTTGTCCCGACGTGTCGACAGCTAGACTGTGACCGAGTCGTTCTCGGTTGGCTCGACGAGACGTACTACGAATCGCTCGAAGCGACGAAAGAAACCGCGGCGTTGCTCAACGACTGTGTCGATCTGCTAGCAGAGCACGGTCTCACCCTCTGCTATCACAATCACGACCACGAGTTCACTCGGTTGGACGATGCCGAGGGACGAATGGCGTTCGAGGTGCTCGTCGACCATCTCGACGAACGAGTGGAATTCGAGTTCGATGTCGGCTGGGTCGGAACTGCTGGCGTCGATCCGATCGAGGTCCTCCACACGTATGGTGACCGAACGCCACTGATTCACCTCAAGGATATGGTTTTCGAAGCGGGTGAATCGGTCCGACTCGGGGAGGGTGATTTGGACGTTGCGGGTGTTGTTGAAGCCGCTGTCGAGACGGACGTCACGTGGCTCATCTACGAGCACGAACAGCCAGACGACGCCGACACCTCGATGCGCAAAGCAGCCACACAGCTGAACGAACACGTAGAGCAGATCGAGGAGTTCGTCCAATGA
- a CDS encoding Gfo/Idh/MocA family protein has translation MEDYSIAFVGTGKDPDQPDATGFAMAYKHAESYSRLDNCTLEACADIVRENAEAFANNVGIDAQNVYENYEEMLTAVEPDIVSVTVPPAVHADITLGCIESGVTEAVHTEKPMADNWADCRRMVEAANEHDVQLTFNHQRRFGTPFTKAKELLDAGEIGALERVEFSSPNLFDYGTHSFDLSNFYAGEATPEWVIGQIDYRDVNRLFGSHNENQGLVQWRYENGVHGLATTGVGSGADGVACHNRLVGSEGIIEIGVGFATGEDGPVLRIKRDGETWTELETNNEDVHGRRDAENWKGQTVLTRALADVVDAIGGENAPLLCGENALRSTELIFGAWESARSHGRVDLPLDIEDNPLDAMVTSGTLTPEPVDD, from the coding sequence ATGGAAGATTACAGCATCGCGTTCGTCGGCACCGGGAAGGACCCCGATCAGCCGGACGCGACTGGATTCGCGATGGCGTACAAACACGCCGAATCGTACAGCCGTCTCGACAACTGTACGCTGGAGGCTTGTGCAGACATCGTCCGCGAGAACGCCGAGGCGTTCGCCAACAACGTGGGAATCGATGCACAGAACGTCTACGAGAACTACGAAGAAATGCTGACAGCAGTCGAGCCAGACATCGTTAGTGTCACGGTGCCGCCAGCGGTCCACGCGGACATTACGCTCGGTTGTATCGAGAGTGGGGTAACCGAGGCAGTCCACACCGAAAAGCCGATGGCCGACAACTGGGCCGACTGTCGTCGGATGGTTGAGGCGGCAAACGAGCACGACGTTCAGCTCACGTTCAACCATCAGCGCCGCTTTGGAACACCGTTCACGAAAGCGAAGGAACTCCTCGACGCTGGAGAGATCGGTGCGCTCGAACGAGTCGAATTCTCCTCACCTAACCTCTTTGACTACGGGACGCACTCGTTCGATCTCAGCAACTTTTACGCCGGGGAAGCCACGCCGGAATGGGTGATCGGACAGATCGACTATCGTGATGTGAACCGGCTGTTCGGTTCGCACAACGAAAATCAGGGATTGGTCCAGTGGCGATACGAGAACGGTGTTCACGGCCTCGCCACGACTGGCGTTGGAAGCGGTGCTGACGGCGTCGCCTGTCACAACCGCCTTGTCGGAAGCGAAGGGATCATCGAAATCGGCGTCGGTTTTGCGACGGGCGAAGACGGTCCTGTGCTCAGAATCAAACGCGACGGCGAGACGTGGACGGAACTCGAAACGAACAACGAGGACGTACACGGACGCCGCGATGCCGAGAACTGGAAGGGACAGACCGTTCTCACTCGCGCCCTAGCGGATGTTGTCGACGCTATCGGTGGAGAGAACGCACCACTCCTCTGTGGAGAAAACGCCCTCCGATCGACCGAACTCATCTTCGGTGCGTGGGAATCGGCTCGCAGTCACGGTCGCGTCGACCTCCCGCTCGATATCGAAGACAACCCGCTCGATGCGATGGTGACATCCGGTACTCTCACACCAGAACCCGTCGATGACTGA
- a CDS encoding sugar phosphate isomerase/epimerase, producing the protein MSRTAIQLYTLNGFDVTESTKVRIAAETSVDGVEMVYNGHPTKQTLNALEETNLEVAGLTVGAADIPEATASINTACEALNCDTVILGYLDSSHFESAKATRETTAFLDATAESFAERGLRFLYHTHRHEFASLGNRTHFDLLVDETAGAVELELDLGWAILAGVDPYSLMVDIQDRLASVHLKDVSVEDESFANLGNGDLDVERAGRVAIEAGVDWIVYEHEDPTDPVESVVNGASKLQQLKQFAGSP; encoded by the coding sequence ATGAGTAGAACGGCGATTCAACTCTACACTCTCAACGGTTTCGATGTCACGGAATCGACAAAGGTTCGAATCGCGGCAGAGACGAGCGTCGATGGTGTCGAAATGGTGTACAACGGTCACCCGACCAAGCAAACCCTGAACGCGCTTGAGGAAACCAATCTCGAAGTCGCTGGTCTAACCGTCGGTGCCGCAGATATTCCAGAAGCAACTGCTTCGATTAATACTGCCTGTGAAGCCCTCAACTGCGATACGGTGATTCTTGGGTACCTCGACTCCTCACACTTCGAGTCTGCAAAGGCGACCCGCGAGACAACCGCGTTTCTCGATGCCACTGCCGAATCGTTCGCAGAGCGCGGTCTCCGCTTTCTCTATCACACCCATCGACACGAATTCGCTAGCCTCGGTAATAGAACCCATTTCGACCTCCTCGTCGATGAGACGGCCGGTGCCGTCGAACTCGAACTCGATCTTGGCTGGGCGATTCTTGCTGGAGTTGATCCGTATTCACTCATGGTGGATATCCAAGATCGTCTCGCTTCCGTCCATCTGAAGGATGTCTCCGTCGAAGACGAATCATTCGCCAATCTCGGAAACGGCGATCTCGACGTCGAGCGTGCTGGACGGGTTGCCATCGAAGCAGGGGTTGACTGGATTGTCTATGAACACGAGGACCCAACGGATCCCGTCGAGTCGGTCGTCAACGGTGCCTCGAAACTGCAACAGCTCAAACAGTTCGCGGGCTCTCCCTGA
- a CDS encoding IclR family transcriptional regulator — protein MPTGDGIKAVRTTFRVLHALRDAEGYAGVSELASTLDIPVSTVHSHLSTLYDCEYVVKRGDKYNVGYRFLENGGWLRGGTRLYTFAKPKIDQLADEFGDEVSLVVADHGLAAHVYIAKGEEAIDIDTHTGIRLHIHSSAAGKALLAHMSEERVHEIIDRRGLPKHGPNCITSREELLDELTHIRDEGIAFDRQDRIEGIHSVAAPILRDDRPNAAITVSGPISRLNGERFEETMPERIRNIAETVRIKLRYA, from the coding sequence ATGCCCACAGGTGATGGAATCAAGGCGGTTCGGACGACGTTCCGGGTGCTTCACGCACTCCGCGATGCAGAGGGGTATGCAGGCGTGTCCGAGCTTGCATCGACGTTGGATATCCCAGTCAGTACTGTCCATAGCCACCTAAGCACGCTCTACGACTGTGAGTACGTTGTAAAGCGAGGAGATAAGTACAATGTTGGCTATCGGTTTTTAGAGAACGGTGGCTGGCTTCGTGGTGGCACTCGACTCTACACATTTGCGAAACCGAAGATCGATCAGCTAGCAGATGAGTTTGGCGATGAGGTGAGCCTCGTCGTCGCTGATCACGGACTTGCTGCCCACGTCTACATAGCGAAGGGAGAGGAGGCAATCGATATCGACACGCACACCGGTATTCGACTTCACATTCACTCTTCGGCTGCAGGGAAGGCGCTTCTTGCCCACATGTCGGAAGAACGCGTACACGAGATCATCGACCGTCGTGGCCTCCCTAAACACGGCCCGAACTGTATTACATCTCGTGAGGAACTTCTGGACGAACTCACACACATCCGGGATGAAGGCATCGCCTTTGACCGACAGGATCGTATTGAAGGCATTCACAGCGTCGCAGCGCCGATCCTCCGTGATGATAGACCCAACGCAGCGATTACTGTTTCCGGTCCCATCAGCCGATTGAATGGAGAGCGATTCGAGGAAACGATGCCCGAACGAATCCGGAACATCGCCGAAACCGTTCGAATCAAACTCCGCTACGCTTGA
- a CDS encoding GNAT family N-acetyltransferase, whose protein sequence is MPGARVTDSERITLRTVEQEDIQFIQRSLANPEIRYPMGNPVMNQAQVADHHEDNDSDRFLVCLENDAGPSQPDADSMTSIACREDDNAVDSVTRIGLISVSDADWKRPELAYWLIPEVHGHGYGKEAVSSVIEYVFRTYDTPAVGAEAYDYNDASRGLLKSLGFTKEGCRRMFMFIEGEYRDMIQYGLLRREWYNQK, encoded by the coding sequence ATGCCAGGTGCCCGCGTTACCGATAGTGAGCGAATCACGCTCCGAACAGTCGAACAGGAGGATATCCAATTCATCCAACGTTCACTGGCGAATCCCGAAATTCGCTATCCGATGGGCAACCCGGTCATGAATCAAGCGCAGGTTGCGGATCACCACGAAGACAACGACTCCGATCGATTTCTCGTCTGTCTCGAAAATGACGCCGGGCCTAGCCAACCCGATGCAGACAGTATGACGTCAATCGCGTGTCGAGAAGACGATAATGCTGTCGACAGCGTGACGCGAATCGGTCTCATTTCTGTAAGTGACGCTGATTGGAAACGGCCCGAACTCGCCTACTGGCTCATCCCAGAGGTACACGGTCACGGCTACGGCAAAGAGGCAGTCTCATCGGTCATCGAGTACGTCTTCCGGACGTACGATACCCCCGCTGTCGGTGCGGAAGCTTACGATTACAATGATGCTTCTCGTGGCTTATTGAAGTCGCTCGGTTTCACCAAGGAGGGATGCCGCCGTATGTTTATGTTCATCGAAGGTGAGTACCGGGATATGATTCAGTACGGGCTTCTCCGACGAGAGTGGTACAACCAGAAGTGA
- a CDS encoding S8 family serine peptidase produces the protein MQKNDTYVSRRALLQTVSLIGASVATSSVVTASETDRPNRKEIVVGVTDDKSPDDIAVDLLGVELTADTRVLQTNESLGFMTLTVPTSTESDASTMAATIRENEGVRYVEDVTYYQPQGIISSTSVPSDPGFSDQYAPQLVNAPAAWDHVGFNTQSDVTIAVIDQGIDYNHLDLVSQFGGDKGHDFMTFKLSSAGGGLLSGINLLSSLNLSSGCSQTQQTGRDDDPFPEWTTEGAKVEVATSSGTQCVTTYESHGTHVAGIAAGTTNNNSGIAGVSNASLLSYRALNPAGGRSDDIAAAVQNAVDNGARLINMSLGGSQPTQVMKDAVSYARENGVLPICAAGNSGGSVSYPAAYDECIAVAAVDENKAPASFTSHGPEIDVAGPGVDVLSSIPDGIPDENGYLRYHGTSMASPAVCGVAALGLAANPEWDADTLATLLRETATPIDGVDTDYQGHGIPDAEALVDASE, from the coding sequence ATGCAAAAGAACGATACATATGTGAGTCGTCGGGCCTTGCTCCAGACTGTCAGTCTCATTGGAGCAAGTGTTGCGACTAGTAGTGTTGTGACCGCCTCGGAAACAGATCGTCCCAACCGAAAGGAGATCGTCGTCGGGGTAACCGACGACAAATCTCCCGATGATATAGCTGTCGATCTTTTGGGAGTCGAGTTGACGGCGGATACACGCGTACTTCAGACGAATGAGTCACTCGGATTTATGACACTCACAGTGCCGACAAGTACTGAAAGTGACGCCTCTACGATGGCGGCTACCATTCGTGAGAACGAGGGGGTACGGTACGTTGAGGACGTCACTTATTACCAGCCACAGGGAATCATTTCGAGCACGTCTGTCCCCTCAGACCCAGGCTTCTCTGATCAGTACGCCCCTCAGTTAGTGAACGCGCCAGCTGCGTGGGACCACGTCGGATTCAATACCCAATCCGACGTAACCATCGCCGTCATCGATCAGGGGATCGATTACAATCATTTGGATCTTGTTTCTCAATTTGGCGGTGATAAGGGCCACGACTTCATGACATTTAAACTATCTTCTGCTGGTGGTGGTCTCTTATCCGGAATAAATCTACTGTCGAGTCTTAATCTATCATCCGGCTGTTCTCAGACCCAGCAAACCGGGAGAGATGACGATCCATTCCCCGAATGGACCACAGAGGGTGCTAAAGTCGAAGTCGCGACGAGTTCCGGTACCCAGTGTGTGACCACGTATGAGAGCCACGGGACTCACGTCGCTGGGATCGCTGCTGGGACAACTAATAATAACAGTGGTATCGCTGGCGTCAGCAACGCGTCGTTACTGTCGTATAGAGCACTCAATCCAGCGGGTGGACGATCGGATGATATCGCTGCTGCCGTGCAGAACGCAGTCGACAACGGGGCACGCCTGATCAATATGAGTCTCGGTGGCTCTCAACCGACACAAGTGATGAAAGACGCCGTGTCATACGCCCGCGAGAACGGTGTGCTCCCGATCTGTGCAGCTGGAAACAGCGGTGGTTCAGTTAGTTATCCCGCAGCGTACGACGAGTGCATTGCGGTCGCTGCCGTCGACGAGAATAAAGCCCCGGCCTCCTTCACCAGCCACGGTCCAGAAATCGATGTTGCTGGTCCCGGTGTCGACGTTCTCTCGTCGATACCCGATGGAATTCCAGACGAGAATGGTTACCTGAGATACCACGGGACCTCAATGGCATCCCCTGCCGTCTGCGGCGTCGCCGCACTCGGACTCGCTGCAAATCCCGAATGGGACGCCGATACGCTTGCAACGCTGCTCCGTGAAACTGCCACCCCTATCGACGGTGTCGATACGGACTATCAGGGCCACGGGATCCCAGACGCGGAGGCACTCGTCGATGCGAGTGAGTAA
- a CDS encoding aldehyde dehydrogenase yields the protein MGAETKRATRQLFIGGEWVATEAFLEVMNPATGTIAGRVAAGAPDHAEAALAAAHAATRRMRETTIVQRARWLEAIADGLLEREDELAETIVHEAGKPVTSARGEVRAAAERFRRGAEEARSLRGEFLEGSTRGHEGWQAIVKPQPVGTVLCITPYNYPLSTTALHVAPALAAGNSVVVKPASETPVSAVILTDVIANIDLPDGAFNLVTGRSRDIGDVLASDDRVDAIAMTGSSAAGKRVAQQSGMVRLHLELGGNAPAVVFPDADLAVAAAACARGALKYAGQRCSAISRVLAHDSVHDELVEAIDERMDNWVQGDLFDGDTDLGPLISEQQAEWVTELVVDAIDSGATLVRGGHRFTSADELQEMSDAPAESISDNEGRWFEPTLLADVPAEARIVNEEQFGPVISVTPFAEEAHALDMINGSDLGLDACVFTDDYDRALSLADRIEAGAVSINRPPSHGIGDIPFGGTKDSGIGREGIGYSIEAFTTTKSVVL from the coding sequence ATGGGTGCAGAAACAAAACGTGCTACCCGTCAGCTGTTTATCGGCGGCGAGTGGGTGGCCACCGAAGCGTTTCTTGAGGTGATGAACCCCGCTACCGGCACCATTGCCGGGCGCGTCGCCGCAGGTGCACCCGACCACGCAGAGGCAGCACTCGCGGCCGCCCACGCTGCCACACGTCGGATGCGTGAGACAACCATCGTCCAGCGCGCCCGATGGCTCGAAGCGATTGCTGATGGACTGCTTGAGCGCGAAGACGAACTCGCCGAAACCATCGTCCACGAAGCGGGAAAGCCTGTCACGAGTGCCCGCGGTGAGGTGAGGGCAGCTGCAGAGCGATTCCGTCGGGGCGCAGAAGAGGCCAGATCGCTTCGGGGTGAGTTTCTCGAAGGGAGTACGCGGGGCCACGAGGGCTGGCAGGCAATCGTGAAACCTCAGCCCGTCGGGACGGTTCTCTGTATAACACCGTACAACTACCCGCTGTCGACCACTGCACTGCACGTGGCACCGGCGCTGGCAGCAGGCAATAGCGTCGTCGTGAAACCGGCCAGTGAGACACCGGTGAGTGCTGTCATTCTGACTGATGTCATTGCGAACATCGATCTGCCAGACGGTGCTTTCAATTTGGTCACGGGTCGGAGCAGGGATATCGGTGATGTCCTCGCCAGCGACGATCGGGTTGATGCCATCGCAATGACTGGCTCCTCGGCCGCAGGGAAACGTGTCGCCCAACAGAGCGGGATGGTCCGTCTCCATTTAGAGCTCGGTGGCAACGCTCCAGCAGTCGTTTTCCCCGACGCCGATCTCGCGGTTGCCGCGGCTGCCTGTGCTCGGGGGGCCCTCAAGTACGCTGGCCAGCGCTGTTCAGCTATTAGCCGTGTTCTCGCACACGACTCAGTGCACGACGAGCTAGTTGAGGCGATCGACGAGCGAATGGACAACTGGGTTCAGGGCGATTTGTTCGATGGCGATACCGATCTCGGGCCGCTCATCAGTGAACAACAGGCAGAGTGGGTCACAGAACTCGTTGTTGACGCCATCGACAGCGGGGCAACCCTCGTTCGGGGTGGTCATCGGTTCACGAGTGCAGACGAACTGCAAGAAATGAGCGACGCTCCGGCGGAGTCGATTAGTGACAATGAAGGACGCTGGTTCGAACCGACACTGCTTGCCGACGTGCCTGCGGAGGCACGCATCGTCAACGAAGAGCAGTTCGGTCCCGTTATCAGCGTGACACCGTTCGCCGAGGAAGCGCATGCACTGGATATGATTAATGGAAGTGATCTCGGTCTTGACGCCTGCGTGTTCACAGACGACTACGACCGAGCGCTGTCTTTAGCTGATCGTATCGAGGCGGGAGCAGTTTCCATCAATCGACCTCCCTCCCACGGCATCGGCGACATTCCGTTCGGTGGGACAAAAGATTCGGGCATCGGTCGAGAAGGAATTGGTTACTCCATCGAGGCATTTACCACGACAAAGAGCGTCGTTCTCTAG
- a CDS encoding MIP/aquaporin family protein, translating to MADEENWTPQYINEIVGTFILIFFGDGSVVVSILTEAYGLFGVAILWGFAVMFGVYWAGGVSQAHINPAVTLGFAVWGDFPWRRVPGYIASQLLGAFLAAATLWFTWQGWYQAFHQANGISPGDPGSSITGMTLWTFFPNPAFAGVVVGDASSLTEVANLVSFEQAFFSEVVITAILVGVIFALADAENEMAPSATPGLFAFLVGLLVAALVQYEAPISMAALNPARDLGPRIFGYLVGYGNIAFPGPRGGWWLPTVSTIVGGIIGGGIYEYLTHRYIDETSDEEPREPGEGPREAVEEATE from the coding sequence ATGGCCGATGAGGAAAACTGGACTCCACAGTATATAAACGAAATCGTGGGGACGTTCATCCTCATCTTTTTCGGCGACGGATCAGTTGTCGTGTCCATTCTCACGGAGGCGTACGGCCTGTTCGGTGTCGCTATCCTGTGGGGGTTCGCCGTGATGTTCGGGGTGTACTGGGCAGGTGGTGTCTCGCAGGCACACATCAATCCCGCGGTCACGTTGGGATTTGCTGTCTGGGGTGACTTTCCGTGGCGCCGCGTCCCCGGTTATATTGCGAGCCAACTGCTCGGAGCATTTCTCGCGGCAGCAACGCTCTGGTTCACGTGGCAAGGGTGGTATCAAGCATTCCATCAGGCTAACGGAATTTCACCAGGGGATCCCGGGAGTTCGATTACGGGAATGACTCTCTGGACGTTCTTCCCAAACCCGGCGTTCGCCGGCGTGGTCGTTGGCGACGCAAGCAGCCTCACGGAGGTCGCAAACCTCGTCTCGTTCGAGCAAGCGTTCTTCAGTGAGGTCGTCATCACGGCGATTCTCGTCGGAGTCATCTTTGCACTCGCCGACGCCGAAAACGAGATGGCACCCAGCGCGACTCCAGGGCTGTTCGCATTCCTCGTCGGGCTGCTGGTTGCCGCCCTCGTTCAGTACGAGGCACCGATCAGTATGGCCGCATTAAATCCGGCGCGTGACCTCGGTCCGCGTATCTTCGGATATCTCGTCGGCTACGGAAACATCGCTTTTCCTGGCCCGCGTGGTGGGTGGTGGCTGCCGACAGTTTCGACCATCGTTGGTGGTATCATCGGTGGCGGAATCTACGAGTACTTAACGCACCGGTACATCGATGAAACGTCCGACGAAGAACCCAGAGAGCCGGGCGAAGGACCACGAGAAGCGGTTGAGGAGGCTACTGAGTAA